The Toxoplasma gondii ME49 chromosome XII, whole genome shotgun sequence genome includes a region encoding these proteins:
- a CDS encoding cell-cycle-associated protein kinase CDK, putative (encoded by transcript TGME49_218220~Gene product name based on ToxoDB Community Expert Annotation. Predicted member of protein kinase family CMGC;CDK, (PMID:22047078).), giving the protein MEKYQKLEKIGEGTYGVVYKAQDHSGEISALKKIRLEAEDEGIPSTAIREISLLKELHHPNIVRLRDVIHTDRRLTLVFEYLDQDLKKLLDVCDGGLEPSTTKSFLFQLLCGIAYCHEHRVLHRDLKPQNLLINREGALKLADFGLARAFGIPVRSYTHEVVTLWYRAPDVLMGSKTYSTPVDIWSVGCIFAEMVNGRPLFPGTGNEDQLMKIFKVLGTPQVSEHPQLAELPHWNRDFPQFPPLPWDQVVPKLDPLGTDLLSRMLRFDSNQRISARQAMQHPYFSDLADNIKRLATFRGE; this is encoded by the exons ATGGAGAAGTATCAGAAGCTGGAAAAAATAGGCGAGGGGACGTACGGAGTCGTGTACAAGGCGCAGGACCACTCGGGTGAAATTTCTGCTTTGAAGAAGATTCGCCTCGAAGCAGAAGATGAAGGCATTCCTTCGACAG CGATTCGAGAAATTTCTCTGCTCAAGGAGCTCCACCATCCAAACATCGTTCGCTTGCGGGATGTGATCCACACGGATCGACGCCTCACTCTTGTCTTTGAGTATTTGGACCAGGACCTGAAGAAGCTTCTTGACGTCTGCGACG GGGGTTTGGAGCCGAGCACGACCAAGTCCTTCCTGTTCCAGCTGCTATGTGGAATTGCGTACTGCCACGAGCATCGCGTTTTGCATCGCGACTTGAAGCCTCAGAACTTGTTGATCAACCGCGAAGGCGCTCTGAAACTTGCAGATTTTGGACTCGCACG CGCCTTTGGCATCCCCGTCCGCAGCTACACCCACGAGGTCGTTACCCTGTGGTACAGAGCTCCCGACGTTCTCATGGGTTCCAAGACCTACTCCACGCCTGTAGACATTTGGAGTGTCGGCTGCATTTTCGCAG AAATGGTGAACGGCCGTCCCCTTTTCCCCGGAACGGGCAACGAAGACCAGCTGATGAAGATCTTCAAAGTTCTCGGCACTCCTCAGGTGTCGGAGCATCCGCAACTCGCTGAGCTGCCACACTGGAACCGCGATTTTCCTCAGTTTCCGCCTCTGCCGTGGGATCAAGTG GTGCCAAAGCTCGACCCTCTAGGGACGGATCTGCTGTCGCGGATGCTACGCTTCGACAGCAACCAGCGAATCTCTGCGCGCCAGGCGATGCAGCATCCTTATTTCTCAGATTTAGCAGACAACATCAAGCGCCTTGCTACTTTCAGGGGCGAATAA
- a CDS encoding hypothetical protein (encoded by transcript TGME49_218215) yields the protein MLNEKVRSSGDAENDKCVGAIRKSRISNKCPSADSSVASKGEWTKSHCPSSFTSSVSTTCTSTLSHSESHLSAMRESQTNQRESSRVLSESLSPPSSGPKSTTKRSTCPSSRQVEGLVKNVESLTREDSVRRDEAPDATAGAHLEETPDITAKLSDVCHSSRKSGSRSTEVQTPHDCETTGKSRGRKRTGSHSQETASLCDAKEGDKPRSLKARDGKKQSGSSGVGASLPLPQKRPTLKGSTVSTAEKTAMGKHLNSNAGLLFVPQIPPLPKALQHISLICTGDRENAELRALTQIQQSVMEHVTSQAMTQSAVVRLRIQRQLRTAGVSAADLENVEEYLVHKMPLTIAVDLLNVVPHLLEDNSYRNRFELKSQAQLAEVSERRSWEGQLFNGIYDHSSVRPEHRPKRGLLNLYLYPYADSRFHPSGQAFLLLEEHVRVRVTVAASQDIRGNRRHRVGTLPDMWHVLELLGKEQLQTVLDLANGRRKRPVFFDENKRPEFHVHGALDLTKDVAAIAVRKSEYEAKGRTRDYLDQISQKYLFPIITCEELDELLEQGRGWYTAVRERGHVVIQRSAAMQNTSGFI from the exons ATGCTGAATGAGAAAGTCAGATCctctggagacgcggagaatGACAAATGCGTCGGTGCGATTCGCAAGTCTCGCATTAGTAACAAGTGCCCAAGCGCTGATAGCAGTGTTGCTAGCAAAGGTGAATGGACAAAGTCGCACTGCCCCTCTTCTTTCACTTCTTCGGTTTCCACTACATGCACTTCCACCTTGTCCCATTCGGAGTCTCACCTGTCCGCGATGCGTGAATCCCAAACAAACCAGCGCGAGTCTAGTCGCGTTTTGTCAGAATCGCTAAGTCCGCCGTCCTCTGGACCGAAATCGACAACAAAACGTTCTACTTGCCCTTCTTCCCGGCAGGTGGAGGGATTAGTGAAGAACGTAGAAAGTTTAACGCGTGAGGATTCAGTTAGGCGGGATGAAGCCCCCGACGCCACCGCCGGAGCTCATCTAGAGGAGACACCAGATATCACCGCGAAGCTTTCCGATGTCTGTCATTCCTCTAGAAAGAGTGGGTCTCGCAGCACAGAGGTCCAAACACCTCATGATTGTGAAACGACCGGGAAAAGCCGCGGAAGAAAGCGGACTGGAAGTCATTCGCAAGAAACAGCTTCTTTGTGTGACGCAAAGGAAGGCGATAAGCCTCGTTCTCTGAAAGCCAGAGacgggaagaagcaaagcgGTTCCTCAGGAGTAGGTGCGTCGCTGCCTTTGCCACAGAAACGACCCACGCTCAAAGGCAGCACTGTTTCTACTGCGGAAAAGacagcgatgggaaaacacTTGAATTCAAATGCGGGTTTGTTATTTGTTCCTCAAATACCTCCCCTTCCGAAAGCGCTGCAGCATATATCTTTAATCTGTACTGGAGATAGAGAAAATGCGGAATTGAGGGCACTTACACAAATCCAGCAAAGCGTCATGGAGCATGTAACTTCCCAGGCAATGACACAGAGTGCCGTGGTCAGATTAAGAATCCAGCGGCAGCTCCGAACCGCCGGGGTTTCCGCGGCTGACCTGGAGAATGTTGAGGAATACCTGGTCCACAAAATGCCCCTCACAATTGCAGTTGACTTACTCAATGTTGTTCCGCACCTGCTGGAGGATAATTCCTACAG AAATCGATTTGAACTCAAAAGCCAAGCGCAGCTGGCGGAAGTAAGCGAAAGGCGAAGCTGGGAAGGACAGCTTTTTAATGGAATATACGATCACTCGTCTGTTCGACCGGAACATCGACCGAAACGTGGACTTCTCAACTTGTACCTCTACCCTTACGCCGATTCGCGTTTCCATCCCTCGGGTCAAGCATTCTTGCTCCTCGAGGAGCATGTGAG AGTGCGAGTGACAGTCGCAGCTTCTCAAGATATTCGCGGGAACCGGCGACACCGGGTTGGTACGCTGCCGGATATGTGGCATGTTCTTGAGTTATTAGGCAAAGAACAGCTCCAAACAGTTCTA GACTTGGCAAACGGACGGAGAAAGCGGCCTGTGTTTTTCGATGAGAACAAGAGACCAGAATTCCATGTTCACGGAGCCCTAGATCTCAC GAAAGACGTTGCTGCAATAGCTGTGCGCAAATCCGAATATGAGGCGAAAGGCAGGACGAGAGACTACCTAGACCAAATCAGTCAGAAATATCTCTTTCCGATTATCACATGTGAAGAACTAGATGAACTTCTGGAGCAAGGCCGCGGGTGGTATACTGCCGTCCGTGAGAGAGGCCACGTCGTTATTCAAAGATCTGCTGCAATGCAGAACACTTCGGGATTCATTTAA